The Streptomyces seoulensis genome contains a region encoding:
- a CDS encoding helix-turn-helix domain-containing protein — protein sequence MADRSPQGVGRGTDGDGIRTFPFPTELAVGGVGMQVGAMGEDRTWHADAPLDRVHRIDFHVVMLFTEGPVRHMIDFAEYEAGAGDVLWIRPGQVHRFSRTSRYRGTVLTMQPGFLPRATVEATGLYRYDLPPLLHPDPAQRAALKDSLAQLGREYEDTSTLPISLHTAVLRHSLTAFLLRLAHLAASSAEANRGRADTTFTLFRDAVERGFPTNHSVNAYADALGYSRRTLVRAVRAATGQTPKGFIDKRVILEAKRLLAHTDMPIGRVGAAIGFPDAANFSKFFHLHTGVTPVGFRAELR from the coding sequence ATGGCGGACAGATCGCCTCAAGGTGTGGGTCGCGGCACGGACGGTGACGGGATCAGGACCTTCCCTTTCCCGACCGAGCTGGCCGTCGGCGGTGTCGGCATGCAGGTCGGCGCCATGGGTGAGGACCGCACCTGGCATGCGGATGCCCCGCTGGACCGGGTCCATCGCATCGACTTCCACGTGGTCATGCTGTTCACCGAGGGTCCGGTCCGGCACATGATCGACTTCGCCGAGTACGAGGCCGGCGCCGGTGACGTGCTCTGGATCCGCCCCGGCCAGGTCCACCGCTTCTCCCGCACCAGCCGGTACCGGGGCACCGTCCTGACCATGCAGCCCGGCTTCCTGCCCCGCGCCACCGTCGAGGCCACCGGCCTGTACCGCTACGACCTGCCGCCGCTGCTGCACCCCGACCCGGCGCAGCGCGCCGCGCTGAAGGACTCCCTCGCCCAGCTCGGCCGCGAGTACGAGGACACGTCCACGCTGCCGATCAGCCTGCACACCGCCGTCCTGCGGCACAGCCTCACCGCGTTCCTGCTCCGCCTCGCCCACCTCGCGGCCAGCTCCGCCGAGGCGAACCGGGGCCGGGCGGACACCACCTTCACCCTCTTCCGGGACGCGGTGGAGCGCGGCTTCCCCACCAACCACAGCGTCAACGCCTACGCGGACGCCCTCGGTTACTCCCGCCGCACCCTCGTCCGCGCGGTCCGCGCCGCCACCGGCCAGACCCCCAAGGGCTTCATCGACAAACGCGTCATCCTGGAGGCCAAGCGCCTCCTCGCCCACACGGACATGCCCATCGGCCGCGTCGGCGCCGCCATCGGCTTCCCGGACGCGGCCAACTTCTCCAAGTTCTTCCATCTGCACACCGGGGTGACGCCGGTGGGGTTCCGGGCGGAGTTGCGGTGA
- the tkt gene encoding transketolase, translating into MSTQTPESFEWTDLDRRAVDTARLLAADAVQKVGNGHPGTAMSLAPAAYTIFQKVMKHDPADPEWTGRDRFVLSPGHTSLTLYTQLFLAGYELELDDLKAFRTQGSKTPGHPEYGHTAGVETTTGPLGQGAANAVGMAMAARYERGLFDPEAPEGTSPFDHTIWAIVSDGDLEEGVSAEASSLAGHQKLGNLVFLYDDNHISIEGDTETAFSEDVLKRYEAYGWHTQRIEPTAEGDVDVPALHAALEAAKAETGRPSIIAMRTIIAWPAPTAQNTEASHGSALGDEEIAATKRVLGFDPEQTFEVSDEVLRHARRALDRGAEAHAAWDKKIAEWRTAQPERAELFDRVSKGELPEGWQDALPVFEEGKSVATRAASGKILQALGPVLPELWGGSADLAGSNNTTIDKTSSFLPKGNPLPEANPYGRTVHFGIREFSMAAEMNGIALHGNTRIYGGTFLVFSDYMRNAVRMSALMQLPVTYVWTHDSIGLGEDGPTHQPVEHLASLRAIPGLNVVRPADANETVTAWAEILKRHATDPAPHGLALTRQGVPTYAPNEDAAKGGYVLVDSSTEVPEVIIMATGSEVQLAVAARDALEAEGTGTRVVSMPCVEWFEQQPAAYRESVLPAAVKARVAVEAGIGLTWYRFVGDAGRIVSLEHFGASADANALFAEYGFTPENVAAAARTSLAAARA; encoded by the coding sequence ATGAGCACGCAGACCCCCGAGAGCTTCGAGTGGACCGATCTCGACCGTCGCGCCGTCGACACGGCCCGGCTTCTCGCGGCCGACGCCGTGCAGAAGGTCGGCAACGGCCACCCCGGCACCGCGATGAGCCTCGCGCCTGCCGCGTACACGATCTTTCAGAAGGTGATGAAGCACGACCCGGCCGACCCGGAGTGGACCGGCCGTGACCGCTTCGTGCTGTCCCCCGGTCACACCTCGCTGACCCTCTACACCCAACTCTTCCTCGCCGGGTACGAGCTGGAGCTGGACGACCTCAAGGCGTTCCGCACCCAGGGCTCCAAGACGCCCGGACACCCCGAGTACGGGCACACCGCCGGTGTGGAGACCACCACCGGCCCGCTCGGCCAGGGTGCCGCCAACGCGGTGGGCATGGCGATGGCCGCCCGCTACGAGCGCGGTCTCTTCGACCCCGAGGCCCCCGAGGGCACCTCCCCCTTCGACCACACCATCTGGGCGATCGTCTCCGACGGCGACCTGGAGGAGGGCGTCTCCGCCGAGGCGTCCTCGCTCGCCGGCCACCAGAAGCTCGGCAACCTCGTCTTCCTATACGACGACAACCACATCTCCATCGAGGGCGACACCGAGACCGCCTTCTCCGAGGACGTGCTGAAGCGGTACGAGGCGTACGGCTGGCACACCCAGCGCATCGAGCCCACCGCCGAGGGCGACGTGGACGTCCCCGCGCTGCACGCCGCGCTGGAGGCCGCCAAGGCCGAGACCGGGCGCCCCTCCATCATCGCCATGCGCACGATCATCGCGTGGCCCGCGCCGACCGCGCAGAACACCGAGGCCTCCCACGGCTCCGCCCTCGGCGACGAGGAGATCGCGGCCACCAAGCGCGTCCTCGGCTTCGACCCGGAGCAGACCTTCGAGGTCTCCGACGAGGTCCTGCGCCACGCCCGCCGTGCCCTGGACCGGGGTGCCGAGGCGCACGCCGCCTGGGACAAGAAGATCGCCGAGTGGCGCACCGCCCAGCCGGAGCGCGCCGAGCTGTTCGACCGCGTCTCCAAGGGCGAGCTGCCCGAGGGCTGGCAGGACGCGCTGCCGGTGTTCGAGGAGGGCAAGTCGGTCGCGACCCGTGCCGCCTCCGGCAAGATCCTCCAGGCGCTCGGCCCGGTGCTGCCGGAGCTGTGGGGCGGCTCGGCCGACCTCGCCGGCTCCAACAACACCACGATCGACAAGACCAGCTCCTTCCTGCCGAAGGGCAACCCGCTGCCCGAGGCGAACCCGTACGGCCGTACGGTCCACTTCGGTATCCGCGAGTTCTCCATGGCCGCGGAGATGAACGGCATCGCCCTGCACGGCAACACCCGCATCTACGGCGGCACCTTCCTGGTGTTCTCCGACTACATGCGCAACGCCGTCCGTATGTCGGCCCTGATGCAGCTTCCGGTCACCTACGTGTGGACCCATGACTCCATCGGTCTCGGCGAGGACGGCCCGACCCACCAGCCGGTCGAGCACCTGGCCTCGCTGCGCGCGATCCCGGGCCTGAACGTGGTCCGCCCGGCGGACGCCAACGAGACCGTGACCGCCTGGGCCGAGATCCTGAAGAGGCACGCCACCGACCCGGCCCCGCACGGTCTCGCGCTCACCCGTCAGGGCGTGCCGACGTACGCTCCGAACGAGGACGCGGCCAAGGGCGGCTACGTCCTCGTCGACTCCTCGACCGAGGTCCCGGAGGTGATCATCATGGCGACCGGCTCGGAGGTCCAGCTCGCGGTGGCCGCCCGTGACGCCCTGGAGGCCGAGGGCACCGGTACGCGCGTGGTGTCGATGCCGTGCGTCGAGTGGTTCGAGCAGCAGCCTGCCGCCTACCGCGAGAGCGTCCTGCCCGCCGCCGTGAAGGCGCGCGTCGCCGTCGAGGCCGGCATCGGTCTGACCTGGTACCGCTTCGTGGGTGACGCGGGCCGCATCGTCTCCCTGGAGCACTTCGGCGCCTCCGCCGACGCGAACGCCCTGTTCGCCGAGTACGGCTTCACCCCCGAGAACGTCGCCGCCGCCGCCCGCACCTCGCTGGCCGCCGCGCGCGCCTGA
- the tal gene encoding transaldolase, protein MSTVTEAISTPGALKRLADEGVSVWLDDLSRKRITSGSLAALVTDGGVVGVTTNPSIFQAAIGSGEGYEEQLTDLAVRGVTVDEAVRMMTTADVRDAADVLRGVYDATDGRDGRVSIEVDPRLAHDTVATVAEAKQLFWLVDRPNVMIKIPATEAGLPAITEVIGLGISVNVTLIFSLERYRAVMDAYLAGLEKAKERGLDLSKIHSVASFFVSRVDSEIDKRLTALGTDEALGLKGRAALANARLAYEAYEDVFASARWQALATADANKQRPLWASTGVKDPAYKDTLYVDELVAPGTVNTMPEGTLNATADHGDITGDTVTGRYEQARADLAAVEKLGISYDEVVQQLEDEAVAKFEAAWLELLDAVTESLKSKGVDA, encoded by the coding sequence ATGAGCACTGTGACCGAAGCAATCAGCACCCCCGGAGCCCTCAAGCGTCTCGCCGACGAGGGCGTGTCGGTCTGGCTGGACGACCTGTCGCGCAAGCGGATCACCTCGGGCAGCCTGGCCGCCCTCGTGACGGACGGCGGTGTCGTCGGCGTCACCACCAACCCCTCGATCTTCCAGGCCGCCATCGGCTCCGGCGAGGGCTACGAGGAGCAGCTCACCGACCTGGCGGTACGCGGTGTCACGGTCGACGAGGCCGTGCGGATGATGACGACCGCCGACGTGCGCGACGCCGCCGACGTGCTGCGCGGTGTGTACGACGCCACGGACGGCCGTGACGGCCGGGTCTCCATCGAGGTCGACCCGCGGCTCGCGCACGACACGGTGGCCACGGTCGCCGAGGCCAAGCAGCTCTTCTGGCTGGTCGACCGCCCCAACGTGATGATCAAGATCCCGGCCACCGAGGCGGGCCTCCCGGCGATCACCGAGGTCATCGGCCTGGGCATCAGCGTCAACGTGACCCTGATCTTCTCCCTGGAGCGCTACCGCGCCGTCATGGACGCCTACCTGGCCGGTCTGGAGAAGGCCAAGGAGCGCGGCCTGGACCTGTCCAAGATCCACTCCGTGGCGTCCTTCTTCGTGTCCCGCGTGGACTCCGAGATCGACAAGCGCCTGACCGCCCTCGGCACCGACGAGGCCCTCGGCCTGAAGGGCCGCGCCGCCCTCGCCAACGCCCGTCTGGCCTACGAGGCGTACGAGGATGTCTTCGCCTCCGCCCGCTGGCAGGCGCTCGCCACCGCCGACGCCAACAAGCAGCGCCCGCTGTGGGCCTCCACCGGCGTGAAGGACCCGGCGTACAAGGACACCCTGTACGTGGACGAGCTGGTCGCGCCCGGCACCGTCAACACCATGCCGGAAGGCACGCTGAACGCCACCGCCGACCACGGCGACATCACCGGTGACACGGTGACCGGCCGCTACGAGCAGGCTCGCGCCGACCTCGCCGCCGTGGAGAAGCTGGGCATCTCCTACGACGAGGTCGTCCAGCAGCTCGAGGACGAGGCCGTCGCCAAGTTCGAGGCGGCCTGGCTGGAGCTGCTGGACGCCGTGACCGAGTCCCTGAAGAGCAAGGGAGTGGACGCGTAA
- the zwf gene encoding glucose-6-phosphate dehydrogenase, whose protein sequence is MTSKSAEPKAAATAEAEPKAAAAEAEPKARKTRAKAKPAAVREAEDLRVPVTPAAEWDNPLRDAQDRRLPRIAGPSGLVIFGVTGDLSRKKLMPAVYDLANRGLLPPGFSLVGFARRDWEDQDFAQVVHDAVKEHARTPFREEVWQQLAEGMRFIPGDFDDDTAFDQLKQAVDELDASRGTGGNFAYYLSVPPKFFPKVVRQLKKHGLADAPEGSWRRAVIEKPFGHDLESAHELNKVVHEVFEPDQVFRIDHYLGKETVQNIMALRFANQMYEPIWNRSYVDHVQITMAEDIGIGGRAGYYDGIGAARDVIQNHLLQLMALTAMEEPIAFDADSLLTEKLKVLKSVRLPDELGEHTVRGQYATGWQGGEKVVGYLDEDGIDPKSKTDTYAAIKLEIDNRRWAGVPFYLRTGKRLGRRVTEIAVVFKRAPHSPFDSTATEELGQNAIVIRVQPDEGMTVRFGSKVPGTSMEIRDVSMDFAYGESFTESSPEAYERLILDVLLGDANLFPRTQEVEESWKILDPIERYWNEHGTPAQYASGSWGPEEADEMLARDGRSWRRP, encoded by the coding sequence ATGACGAGCAAGTCAGCCGAGCCGAAGGCGGCGGCCACCGCTGAGGCCGAGCCGAAGGCGGCCGCCGCCGAGGCCGAGCCCAAGGCACGGAAGACGCGGGCCAAGGCGAAGCCCGCCGCGGTCCGCGAGGCCGAGGACCTCCGGGTCCCGGTCACCCCGGCCGCCGAGTGGGACAACCCGCTGCGCGACGCCCAGGACCGCCGGCTGCCCCGTATCGCGGGGCCGTCGGGCCTGGTGATCTTCGGTGTCACGGGCGACCTGTCCCGCAAGAAGCTGATGCCCGCCGTCTACGACCTCGCCAACCGGGGCCTGCTGCCGCCGGGCTTCTCCCTGGTGGGCTTCGCCCGCCGCGACTGGGAGGACCAGGACTTCGCACAGGTCGTCCATGACGCGGTCAAGGAGCACGCGCGTACGCCGTTCCGCGAGGAGGTGTGGCAGCAGCTCGCCGAGGGCATGCGCTTCATCCCCGGCGACTTCGACGACGACACCGCCTTCGACCAGCTCAAGCAGGCGGTCGACGAGCTGGACGCCTCCCGGGGCACCGGCGGCAACTTCGCGTACTACCTCTCGGTGCCGCCGAAGTTCTTCCCGAAGGTCGTCCGGCAGCTCAAGAAGCACGGTCTGGCGGACGCCCCCGAAGGCTCCTGGCGCCGCGCGGTCATCGAGAAGCCGTTCGGTCACGACCTGGAGAGCGCGCACGAGCTGAACAAGGTCGTGCACGAGGTGTTCGAGCCGGACCAGGTGTTCCGGATCGACCACTACCTGGGCAAGGAGACCGTCCAGAACATCATGGCGCTCCGGTTCGCCAACCAGATGTACGAGCCCATCTGGAACCGCTCCTACGTGGACCACGTGCAGATCACGATGGCCGAGGACATCGGCATCGGCGGCCGCGCGGGCTACTACGACGGCATCGGCGCCGCCCGTGACGTGATCCAGAACCACCTGCTCCAGCTCATGGCGCTCACCGCCATGGAGGAGCCGATCGCCTTCGACGCGGACTCGCTGCTCACCGAGAAGCTGAAGGTCCTGAAGTCGGTCCGCCTCCCGGACGAGCTGGGCGAGCACACCGTGCGCGGTCAGTACGCCACCGGCTGGCAGGGCGGCGAGAAGGTCGTCGGCTACCTCGACGAGGACGGCATCGACCCCAAGTCGAAGACCGACACCTACGCGGCCATCAAGCTGGAGATCGACAACCGCCGCTGGGCGGGCGTGCCGTTCTACCTGCGCACCGGAAAGCGTCTGGGCCGTCGCGTCACCGAGATCGCGGTCGTCTTCAAGCGCGCCCCGCACTCGCCGTTCGACTCCACCGCCACGGAGGAGCTGGGCCAGAACGCGATCGTCATCCGCGTCCAGCCGGACGAGGGCATGACCGTCCGCTTCGGCTCCAAGGTGCCGGGCACCTCGATGGAGATCCGGGACGTGTCGATGGACTTCGCCTACGGCGAGTCCTTCACCGAGTCCAGCCCCGAGGCGTACGAGCGGCTCATCCTCGATGTGCTGCTGGGCGACGCCAACCTGTTCCCGCGCACCCAGGAAGTGGAAGAGTCCTGGAAGATCCTCGACCCGATCGAGCGCTACTGGAACGAGCACGGCACTCCGGCGCAGTACGCGTCCGGAAGCTGGGGACCCGAGGAAGCGGACGAGATGCTCGCACGAGACGGACGGAGCTGGCGCAGGCCATGA
- the opcA gene encoding glucose-6-phosphate dehydrogenase assembly protein OpcA, with translation MKIDLTDTTASKINKALIEGRRAIGTPAVGMVLTMVIVTDEENAYDAIKAAEEASHEHPSRTLVVIKRHARLRDRTGSRLDAEVRVGSEAGAGETVVLRTYGEVSDHAGSVVLPLLLPDAPVVVWWPVDAPEAPAKDSLGALAQRRITDLYAVDNPLEVLETRARTYAPGDTDLAWTRLTPWRSMLAAALDQARVKVTSAAVEAEADNPSAELLARWLEARLHVKVDRVVSDGPVVTAVRLGTEDGEIVIDRPDGPLATLTLPGQPSRTLALKVRPTSELIAEELRRLDADEMYAIALTGEAKENA, from the coding sequence ATGAAGATCGACCTGACCGACACCACGGCAAGCAAGATCAACAAGGCGCTGATCGAGGGCCGTCGCGCCATCGGCACGCCGGCCGTGGGCATGGTCCTGACGATGGTCATCGTCACGGACGAGGAGAACGCCTACGACGCCATCAAGGCGGCCGAGGAAGCCTCGCACGAGCACCCCTCGCGCACCCTGGTCGTCATCAAGCGCCACGCCCGCCTGCGCGACCGCACCGGCTCCCGGCTCGACGCCGAGGTCCGGGTCGGCTCCGAGGCCGGCGCCGGTGAGACCGTCGTCCTGCGCACCTACGGCGAGGTGTCCGACCACGCGGGTTCCGTGGTGCTGCCGCTGCTGCTGCCCGACGCCCCCGTGGTCGTCTGGTGGCCGGTGGACGCGCCGGAGGCCCCGGCCAAGGACTCCCTGGGCGCACTCGCCCAGCGCCGGATCACCGACCTGTACGCGGTCGACAACCCGCTGGAGGTGCTGGAGACCCGTGCCCGCACCTACGCGCCGGGCGACACCGACCTCGCCTGGACCCGGCTCACCCCGTGGCGCTCGATGCTCGCGGCCGCGCTGGACCAGGCGCGGGTGAAGGTGACCTCGGCCGCCGTGGAGGCGGAGGCGGACAACCCCAGCGCCGAGCTGCTCGCGCGCTGGCTGGAGGCCCGTCTGCACGTGAAGGTGGACCGTGTGGTCTCCGACGGCCCGGTGGTCACCGCCGTGCGGCTGGGCACCGAGGACGGCGAGATCGTCATCGACCGCCCGGACGGCCCCCTCGCCACGCTGACCCTGCCGGGCCAGCCGTCGCGCACCCTGGCCCTGAAGGTCCGCCCGACCTCGGAGCTGATCGCGGAGGAACTGCGTCGCCTCGACGCGGACGAGATGTACGCCATCGCCCTGACCGGCGAGGCAAAGGAGAACGCCTGA
- the pgi gene encoding glucose-6-phosphate isomerase yields MSDAPSDTPKLTRRPEWTALADHRAGGQPHLRELFAADPGRAERYVVHVGDLHIDYSKHQVSDETLALLQELAVATDVFGQRDAMFRGDRINSTEDRAVLHTALRAPRDAVVEVDGENVVPAVHAVLDKMAGFAGRVRSGEWTGHTGKRIKNIVNIGIGGSDLGPAMAFEALRPFTDRDLTVRFVSNVDGADLHEAIRDLDPAETLFIVASKTFTTIETITNATSARKWLLDVLGDDKAVAKHFVALSTNAEKVTGFGIDVDNMFEFWDWVGGRYSFDSAIGLSLMIAIGPDRFRELLDGFHTVDEHFRTAPAEENAPLLLGLLGIWYGNFFDAQSHAVLPYSHYLSKFTAYLQQLDMESNGKSVQRDGSPVEWQTGPVVWGTPGTNGQHAYYQLIHQGTKLIPADFIGFARPVDELSDELKAQHDLLMANFFAQTQALAFGKTEEEVREEGVAEAQVAHRTFRGNHPTTTILAPELTPSVLGQLIALYEHKVFVQGAVWNIDSFDQWGVELGKVLAKRIEPALTEGAQVPGLDPSTTALVAAYRSLKEVN; encoded by the coding sequence ATGTCCGACGCACCGTCAGACACCCCCAAGCTCACCCGGCGCCCCGAGTGGACGGCCCTCGCCGACCACCGCGCCGGCGGTCAGCCGCACCTGCGCGAGCTGTTCGCCGCCGACCCCGGCCGGGCCGAGCGTTACGTCGTCCACGTGGGCGACCTGCACATCGACTACAGCAAGCACCAGGTCTCCGACGAGACCCTGGCCCTGCTCCAGGAACTCGCCGTCGCCACGGACGTGTTCGGTCAGCGGGACGCGATGTTCCGTGGTGACCGGATCAACTCGACCGAGGACCGGGCCGTGCTGCACACCGCGCTGCGTGCCCCGCGGGATGCGGTGGTGGAGGTCGACGGGGAGAACGTCGTCCCCGCCGTGCACGCGGTGCTGGACAAGATGGCCGGTTTCGCCGGCCGGGTCCGCTCGGGTGAGTGGACCGGTCACACCGGCAAGCGGATCAAGAACATCGTCAACATCGGTATCGGCGGCTCCGACCTGGGTCCGGCGATGGCGTTCGAGGCGCTGCGTCCCTTCACCGACCGCGACCTGACCGTCCGGTTCGTCTCCAACGTGGACGGCGCGGACCTGCACGAGGCGATCCGTGATCTGGACCCGGCGGAGACGCTGTTCATCGTGGCGTCGAAGACGTTCACGACGATCGAGACGATCACCAACGCCACGTCGGCCCGCAAGTGGCTGCTGGACGTCCTCGGTGACGACAAGGCGGTCGCGAAGCATTTCGTGGCGCTGTCGACGAACGCGGAGAAGGTCACCGGGTTCGGTATCGACGTGGACAACATGTTCGAGTTCTGGGACTGGGTCGGGGGCCGGTACTCCTTCGACTCGGCGATCGGCCTGTCGCTGATGATCGCCATCGGCCCGGACCGCTTCCGGGAGCTGCTGGACGGTTTCCACACCGTCGACGAGCACTTCCGCACCGCTCCGGCCGAGGAGAACGCCCCGCTGCTGCTGGGCCTGCTGGGGATCTGGTACGGGAACTTCTTCGACGCCCAGTCCCACGCGGTCCTCCCCTACAGCCACTACCTGTCGAAGTTCACGGCGTATCTGCAGCAGTTGGACATGGAGTCCAACGGCAAGTCCGTGCAGCGTGACGGCAGCCCGGTGGAGTGGCAGACCGGCCCGGTGGTCTGGGGCACGCCCGGCACCAACGGGCAGCACGCCTACTACCAGTTGATCCACCAGGGCACCAAGCTCATCCCGGCCGACTTCATCGGCTTCGCCCGCCCCGTGGACGAACTGAGCGACGAACTCAAGGCCCAGCACGACCTGTTGATGGCCAACTTCTTCGCCCAGACCCAGGCCCTCGCCTTCGGCAAGACCGAGGAAGAGGTCCGCGAGGAAGGCGTCGCCGAGGCGCAGGTGGCCCACCGCACCTTCCGCGGCAACCACCCCACCACCACGATCCTGGCCCCCGAGCTCACCCCCTCCGTGCTCGGCCAGCTCATCGCCCTCTACGAGCACAAGGTGTTCGTCCAGGGCGCCGTCTGGAACATCGACTCCTTCGACCAGTGGGGCGTCGAGCTGGGCAAGGTCCTGGCCAAGCGCATCGAGCCCGCCCTCACCGAAGGCGCCCAGGTGCCCGGCCTCGACCCCTCCACCACGGCCCTCGTCGCCGCCTACCGCTCCCTCAAGGAAGTGAACTGA
- the gnd gene encoding phosphogluconate dehydrogenase (NAD(+)-dependent, decarboxylating): protein MQLGLIGLGKMGGNMRERIRRAGHQVIGYDRNPELTDVKDLAELVEKLDAPRTVWVMVPAGTATQVVVDELKDLLSPGDIVVDGGNSRWTDDEKHAAELGIKGIGFVDAGVSGGVWGLENGYALMVGGDKENVERLQPIFDALKPDGPYGYVHAGRVGAGHFSKMVHNGIEYAMMQAYAEGWELLEKANSVDNVREIFRSWQEGTVIRSWLLDLAVNALDDDEHLDELRGYAEDSGEGRWTVEAAIDNAVPLPAITASLFARFASRQDDSPQMKMIAALRNQFGGHAVEKKG, encoded by the coding sequence ATGCAGCTCGGACTCATCGGCCTCGGCAAGATGGGCGGCAACATGCGCGAGCGCATCCGCCGCGCGGGCCACCAGGTCATCGGCTACGACCGCAACCCGGAACTGACCGACGTCAAGGACCTCGCCGAACTGGTCGAGAAGCTCGACGCGCCGCGCACCGTCTGGGTGATGGTCCCCGCCGGCACCGCCACCCAGGTCGTCGTCGACGAGCTGAAGGACCTGCTCTCCCCCGGCGACATCGTGGTGGACGGCGGCAACTCCCGCTGGACGGACGACGAGAAGCACGCCGCCGAGCTGGGCATCAAGGGCATCGGCTTCGTCGACGCGGGCGTCTCCGGCGGTGTCTGGGGCCTGGAGAACGGCTACGCCCTGATGGTCGGCGGCGACAAGGAGAACGTCGAGCGTCTCCAGCCCATCTTCGACGCCCTCAAGCCCGACGGGCCGTACGGGTACGTCCACGCGGGCCGCGTCGGTGCCGGGCACTTCTCCAAGATGGTCCACAACGGCATCGAGTACGCCATGATGCAGGCGTACGCCGAGGGCTGGGAGCTGCTGGAGAAGGCGAACTCCGTGGACAACGTCCGCGAGATCTTCCGCTCCTGGCAGGAGGGCACGGTCATCCGTTCCTGGCTGCTCGACCTCGCGGTCAACGCCCTGGACGACGACGAGCACCTGGACGAGCTGCGCGGCTACGCCGAGGACTCCGGCGAGGGCCGCTGGACCGTCGAGGCCGCCATCGACAACGCGGTGCCGCTCCCGGCCATCACCGCCTCGCTGTTCGCGCGCTTCGCCTCCCGCCAGGACGACTCGCCGCAGATGAAGATGATCGCCGCGCTGCGCAACCAGTTCGGCGGCCACGCCGTCGAGAAGAAGGGCTGA
- a CDS encoding histidine phosphatase family protein, protein MGDLLLVRHGETEWSLSGQHTSWTDLPLTEHGEEQARSLAPLLAGRTFALTLTSPLARARRTAELAGLTGTDPEPDLREWDYGGYEGITTVDIHRTRPDWDLWTDGAVPGPEGHPGESPEQIGARIDRVLARVEKALDSDSRDVLLVAHGHVLRVLTARRLGLPPSEGRLFQLATGTVSRLSTEHGRPVIAEWNRQP, encoded by the coding sequence GTGGGGGACCTTCTGCTGGTCCGCCACGGCGAGACGGAGTGGAGCCTGTCGGGCCAGCACACGAGCTGGACCGACCTGCCCCTCACCGAGCACGGCGAGGAGCAGGCGCGTTCGCTCGCCCCGCTCCTCGCCGGCCGGACCTTCGCACTCACCCTGACGAGCCCCCTCGCCCGGGCCCGGCGCACGGCCGAACTGGCGGGCCTGACCGGCACCGACCCCGAGCCCGACCTGCGCGAGTGGGACTACGGCGGCTACGAGGGCATCACCACCGTCGACATCCACCGCACCCGGCCCGACTGGGACCTGTGGACCGACGGGGCGGTGCCCGGCCCCGAGGGTCATCCCGGCGAGTCGCCCGAGCAGATCGGGGCGCGCATCGACCGGGTGCTGGCCCGCGTGGAGAAGGCGCTCGACTCGGACAGCCGTGATGTGCTGCTGGTCGCGCACGGGCACGTGCTGCGGGTGCTGACGGCTCGTCGGCTGGGCCTGCCGCCCAGCGAGGGGCGGCTGTTCCAGCTCGCCACCGGCACGGTAAGCCGCCTGTCCACCGAGCACGGACGCCCCGTGATAGCGGAGTGGAACCGGCAGCCCTGA
- a CDS encoding TetR/AcrR family transcriptional regulator: MTSVDEPVRPDRRLPDAARTRSDILEAATGEFARAGYDGARVEEIAARTRTTKRMIYYYFGGKKQLFAAVLERAYGALHGVEELLDVGHLDPVTAVRRLAEVTFDHHERHPDLVRLVGIENIHGGEHLAAARRFGRIDAPGLASLREILDAGRESGVFAADVDAVDLHAMISAFCFYRVAGRHTFGALFDRDLAAPARRDHYRAMLADMVIAYLKG; this comes from the coding sequence ATGACCAGCGTCGACGAACCGGTACGACCCGACAGGCGGTTACCGGACGCCGCCCGCACCCGGTCCGACATCCTCGAAGCGGCCACCGGCGAGTTCGCCCGCGCCGGTTACGACGGCGCCCGCGTGGAGGAGATAGCGGCCCGCACCCGCACCACCAAGCGGATGATCTACTACTACTTCGGCGGCAAGAAGCAGTTGTTCGCCGCCGTGCTGGAGCGGGCGTACGGCGCGCTGCACGGGGTCGAGGAACTGCTGGACGTCGGGCATCTGGACCCGGTCACCGCCGTCCGTCGCCTGGCCGAGGTCACCTTCGACCACCACGAGCGCCACCCGGACCTGGTCCGCCTCGTCGGCATCGAGAACATCCACGGCGGCGAACACCTGGCCGCCGCCCGCCGGTTCGGCCGGATCGACGCCCCCGGACTCGCCTCGCTCCGCGAGATCCTGGACGCCGGACGGGAGTCGGGGGTCTTCGCCGCCGACGTCGACGCGGTCGACCTGCACGCGATGATCAGCGCCTTCTGCTTCTACCGGGTCGCCGGACGGCACACCTTCGGCGCCCTCTTCGACCGCGACCTGGCCGCCCCCGCCCGCCGCGACCACTACCGCGCCATGCTCGCCGACATGGTGATCGCCTACCTCAAGGGCTAG